Genomic DNA from Streptomyces sp. PCS3-D2:
TGACGACCGCGTACAGCGGCCACAGGCCGTCGGTGACCAGCAGAGGCGCCGAGAACACCAGGGCGGCGCCGGTCGCCACCCGCCAGCGCAGCCGCAGGCCGAAGCGGGCGGGCAGCGCGCCGAGTGCGAGGCCGACGGCGGCGCTGACGATGCCCATCGCCGCGTAGACGACGGCGGCCTGGTCCGGAACTCCGAGACGGATGGTGAGCGCGGTGATGCCGGCCTGGCACGCACCGAACATCACGCCCTGGAGAGCGAGGGAGCCCCGTACGGCATGGACCACGGCGGGCGGCCGGCGCCGCCCTCCCGTGCGCCGTTCCCGCGCCGGGGAGCCGGCGGTGGCGGCGGCGGTCGGGTGCAGGGCGAAGGCGCTGCCGAAGACGGCGACGAGGCAGGCCGCGCCCGCCAGGGCGAAGGCCGGATGGGCGACCAGGGAGGCGAGTCCGACCAGGGCGGGTCCGAAGACGAAGGAGACCTCGTCCAGGGTGCCTTCGAGTGCGTGCACGGCGCCCGTGACGCCCTCGTCCGCCTGGGCGCTGCGGGCCAGGGCGACGGAACGGGTCCGGGCCAGGGGCCCGATCAGCGGCACGGAGGCCCCGGTGAGGGCGCCGACCGCGGCGAGCGGGAGGGTGGCGAGATGGGTGAGCGCACCGGCCACCAGGGCGGCGGTGGCGGCGGCGTTGACCGCGGCGGCGGCGAGGACGACGCG
This window encodes:
- a CDS encoding MFS transporter, with protein sequence MVGTVSTYRSVIALTGPLLPLVSFLARLPVAMSQFGSFLLVAQTSGSLATAGIVGGALSTGQVLFGPVLGRLADRHGQRRVVLAAAAVNAAATAALVAGALTHLATLPLAAVGALTGASVPLIGPLARTRSVALARSAQADEGVTGAVHALEGTLDEVSFVFGPALVGLASLVAHPAFALAGAACLVAVFGSAFALHPTAAATAGSPARERRTGGRRRPPAVVHAVRGSLALQGVMFGACQAGITALTIRLGVPDQAAVVYAAMGIVSAAVGLALGALPARFGLRLRWRVATGAALVFSAPLLVTDGLWPLYAVVTVLGAAYAPHLITAFALTERAVEPARLATAMAFAASSLVAGQAVALVVAGRLAERYGPSGAFAVAVGAAALCLALALVTRVPAARTHGAPAGEPPAEPAGGPNGAPAGGSDAETVRQPDPDPAYAGR